TGTGTGAAACTTGCCAGGCACGAATTCAATTTCGCGTCCACAGATGCCATTCACCTTCGGCACGTACGACTATCAACGTCAAcaagttacacacacacacacacacacacagcgacaaTGTGatggagaaagagagaaagagcggtTTGAAGTTGGGAGTTGCGTTTTCTGGTTAAGGCGTGGCAAGAAGTAAAGTGGAAAACAGCAGTCAGACAATACAATTGCTTCCTTGAATGCATCTGCTGTCTTCTCGGTCTCCGCTCTGGTGTCCTTGTCGCTGTCGTTTCTCACTTCCGCTCAAATTGTGAGACATTCTCCCGTCCCTCCCTCCAGTCCGCCCTCTCTCCACTCGCCCTCAGTTCTCATTCTAGTTGTGTTAGTTGCCATGGCCAACGCTCCTGACATTTTATactgaattatttatttagttttgctTTCTCTATGTGCTCATTACTTCCTTTTTCTTGCCACACCCTGTAGGCAGATATGTTTGGTCATAGGGTATGCTAGActagcaataaataaatgctacTCCTTagtcttagttactttggttacaatatggtatattttgtagtctatggtatatgttAAATGatgtactatatcaatataccaaatatagccataagtatattttagtctacatattttgtagtctatggtatattttaaatgaagtactatatcaatatacaaaatatggcCATTAGTGTATTttattctggtatattttttttagtctatggtatattttaaatgtatcaatatatcaaatatatccacattttattatttttgcggtatattatttcggtatatttttggaataatgtcggaattggtatattttaaatgaagtactatatcaatataccaaatatagccatatgtatattttagtctatatattttgtagtctatggtatattttaaatgaagtactatatcaatataccaaatgtagccatttatatatgtaagtctggtatattttgtactctatggaatatttcaaatgtattgATATATCAAATTTAGCCATTggtatagtttagtatttttgcggtaaatgaatttgttatataatattttaataataatacttcaataataattttactaTTATTGAACTGTAGCATtcttacttattattttacGTGGTATCTGCTAGTAGTGCAATAGCGTACAAACGCATTCAGTTCACGttctttaacatttttattgtgctCCTTTAAATGCGCAGACGACAAAGTCAACAAGGTTGAAACAAGAGTCACCCGCCCACGACTGGGGCGATCAGTTACAAatctaattaaatatatactctatatagCATCTCtgtttattatatatagtatttgttcGGTCTGTGAATAAGTCAGCAGCCAGGAGTtgacaatgaaaatgaaatcgGAGCAAAATGCGGCACTCACAATGTTTGATTACCTCGGAGATTTGTCCACAACTTgtactaaaattaaatatgactgtgaaatattttcaatttgtggacACGAAAACTTTCACTCCCCTCTTcccgctctcgctctctctctttctctgtgtctatatatatgtatatatattgttacTGGCTTTTGGCTGGGACCCCGTGGGAAATTTGCtaacagaaaataaaagtttctgGTCAAGTGAGTGCCAAACTTTTAAGTGACGCActtttctctcgctctcttacTCAGTCTTTCAGTCTTTTGGCCAGCTTTTGCTATCAGAGGGATTACGGGGCGTATGAGTACTATTTATTAGGCTTGCGTTGGAGTTTTGATTGCATTACAAATTGAGCTATTGATTAGCTTTAGTTCTTGCTTCCAGCATCTTTAATTTGTGCTCTTGCTGGTTTCGCTAGtttaacaaaagaaatatCTTTTGAGCCAACTCAGCGCACAGatttcagtgtgtgtgtgtatgtgtgccaTAAACAAATTCGTAATTGCCATGTAATGCCTTGTGTTGACAGGCGTCCGACAAACAGATAAGACCCAACAAAAAGCGAGACAGAAACAGAGAGCGGGAGCTGACTGATGATgccaagagaaagagataacactgggtgtgagtgtgtgtgtgaaattaGCATAAAACTTCGATTTCGCTTGCGCACATTGCGGCGGCCAtcgcaaatggcaaatggcaactgCAAACTGGCAAAATGGTCCATGAATTTGCCAGCCTACGAATGGCAATAGATTGCAAACCATAAAGCCTAGCGGACTTATATGGCATATATAAAAGTACGAAAGCGAGCACCACGTAAAGCCCACAAACAACAATCTGCAATCGACGAAAGCATACCCTAGAATAAAATAAAGGAAAGGCATGTATTCATATAAAGTGTGACAAACATTTCTGAACAAAAAGTAGTGGATAAACCTTTGAAATTTTATCTATAAGATGGTTCTACACACACTTTAATCCTCTCATAAATTTACAGGGCATCGCAATCAGACTTATGCATTGGCTTCACACTTGTAAAATAGTTGGTTACTTTTGCATTAATTAGAAATCTATTTCAACTTTTCAATTGAGCTCCAAAACTCCAATGCTAAATACTAAATCTATGAGCCTAAGGACTCAACTCTATTGTCTGtcgaaaagtgaaaaactgAAATCTGAACTCGACTCGttgaggagaggagaggatGGCGATGGGGATGGGGTTGATGGCCTCAACTCAGCTGAAGTGAACTGAACTTTTCGTTCATTtgactaattaaattttgggCAAAGTTGTCTGCtgaaattttatgaatatttaaaaagtttagcCAAATGATTCGCCTCATCgttcagttgttgttgatgggaTTGAAATGGGGATGGACTGAGGGGTCTTCACTTCATTCCGTTGCAAGACAAAAGCCTcttcaaaaattgaaaattcatcaaaaaagttgaatgGTTTGTAAAGTGAATCAAATATTCATACATGCACGCAACTTTTTATTAGTATAAAAAAGTTGAATTGGCTTATAATCTCGTATTCTCTCTAACTCTGCCACACTATCTCgactctctcttgctctctgtTGCTCTCTTTTAAAAAAGCAATTAGCCCTAACTCTTAATGCCACTAGAACTTGCATAGCTTAGGGctggaaaatggaaaagttATTACAGTTGAAGTAGTTTTGACAAGCGtcaacagcaaatgcaaacttatcgataattttatacaattcGTTGGATGTCAAGGAATGGAATTGGTTTATCTGAATGCAAGAATATggtaatattatatatgtatactaaatataggCTTGGgcatatttgagtatttttgtggttattaatttggtatattttaagaataatacaacactgttttattgttgttgtctagtTGTGTCACTTTGACAAGTCGAATATCAACGCTTCAACAATTTGACACAATTTATTGACTGTCAACCAGTGaaattattaaacttttatCTTTGCTCGATCATGGACAGTGATATTCAGCAAAATAAGTCGAAATTCGCACGCAAAACTGATCTCGAATTTATTGGCAGTGTACTTGAGTACTGCAATGTAAATGTTGCACCAGATGTACGAGCTTATCTAGTGGATCATGCATACAGTAAGCTGCCCCAAGTTCTTTTTTCCTGAATAATACAATGCTAGGTTTTCACATCGTAGCTTTGGCCCGAGATCAGCTGCTTGCAGCTCGTTGCTTTGCCCGATTCGCCAATAAATCCAGCGTTGAAGACGAAGATATACGAATGGCCAGCTTGGATACAACGGACGAGTTGAAATTTGTGCCGACTTTGCTGCCACAGACGAAGCCGCCAGGGCAACATTTGTCAGCACCAACTCCAGCAATGGgattgttgctgccacctTGGCGCAACTGTCAGGTGGGCGTCAATGCGCAGCTGAAGCAGTTCGAACTCGAAGCAATGGAACGGAGTGAATTAATGGACACGGATAAGATGCCACGCCTGGGCCCAAAGAACACCCCCAgggaaaaataaacaactactaattctattttttattgcatttgtctACTCAGTCTTCTTCTCCGAAGGGTTTTGCTTTTCTTCCTCTTATTTGTTGGCCTTACGTTTTTGCTTTTCCGCTTTATGCTGCTCGGCTTCCTCCTCCTTTTTCTTGTCTTCGCGTTTCTGCTTTTCTGCCTTGTATTGCTCGATCTCGTATTGCTTTAGACTTTTCCCAAATTCACGACACACTTTCACATGCAACAGACACTTGCGGCAAATTTCCTTAGTCTTGATCATCTCTAGATCGTTGGCTGCCTCGCTGCTGTTCCATGAATGCGCCTTCTTGTAGGCTTCCACCATTCTGGCATCACTGAGGGAAGCCACCTCAAAGGGCACACGACGTGGCTGCATCGATGCAAAAATTGCAGGATCAACTCGATCTGCGCCCTCCTAAGTTATAAGCATGATGATGAGATTTGAAGTTGTGTTTAATCTTTAACCAGCCAGAAGTTTACAGTTGAGATTGCTCGACAGCAAACCAGTGCggtatacattttaaaatataccaaattaatataccaaaatataccgaaaatatgccaaatgatACATTTGACATaatgaaataccaaaatataccatatattataatatgtgtataatataccaaattgtcagctctcaaaatataccacctgctatatttagtatattgatatagtataaatatactagataGTTAGCCCTAGCAACTATGACCCGTAGTAAGCAGGCGGTTTgtacggacggacagacagacgtggctaaatcgtctcggctgttgatgctgatcaagaatatatatactttataggcacggagatgccttcttttATTTGTTACATACACTTCtaccggcacaaagttataatacccttctattcttattatattatgtGTAGTCGGTATAATTATGGACTTACTATTAAAGGTGTATTCCACAATTCTtcgaaattcattttaaacaccaaaattggaaaattattaaattatttaatcgTTGATGAAGCGCTGTCTAGCTGAAAGTGACTAGAACTAGAGTTAACTTATGAACTGCATCATAAATTCGATGACAGCCAAATCAAAGCGTGGtaagaatgaaaataaatttgtaagcTAATAAAATTGTCATGGATTGATATTTCTCTTAGAGTTGTTCTGaatccttttttatttttgtgttattccATTAAGTATTCCATTACATAAACAGTGTGGTAAGAATTGAGCGCTAAGAACtaaatacatatgcatgtatttgcGCATCGAGTGTTTTAGTTGTTCTATGTTAATTAAGAGGAGAGTTTCATCTTGAGCATCTGGCCGTGtggtaaataatatttacatatctCGGCATTTGCATAGCTAACGACAAAAACTGTACCCTACTCTGTGTATCTCTGTGGTTGGTATAAAACTAAGCCACCCATGAGAACCTCATTCTTCCTCCTTTTAGAGCAGGTCTAACCCTTCGTCTCAGAGACCCTGCAGCAGTTTACAAATTAATGCGAACTCGCACGTGTTAATTCAAGGATGTGCTGCTGGCGCTACTTTATccttttctgtgtgtgtgagagatgtgtgtgagagaagagagaaagagtatTTGGTATGAATTTGCATATTAGAAAAAGTTTTGTGCTTGTGAAATGTCAGTTTAATATGCGTGAAGTAGTTTTGTCTGCTTGTAAAATGCGCTTAAGAAAAACTAAACTTTCCACAGTCTTCATCTCAGTCTCAACCCCAACCTGAAACAGTTCGTGGGCggcataaataattaaaaggcAAATGTTGGAATCTGCTAAAGACATATTGCCCAAGTCGAATGTTTACTTTGCGCTTTGTTGAAACTATTTAagaattacaatttatttgctgtaaCTCTccatttattataaatgcgCCCTCCTCTCTTCGTTTTCATTCCAGTTTGTTCAATTCGGTCGAAGTTTCGGTCTCGGTTTCGGGTTTTTGCGAGACAACCTGTGAGCTCTTCTCGGCAAACATGAACTGTATGAGGATGACCAGGTAAGTAACGACCGCTGCACACATCTGCAAGAGTTTAAGAgtttaatatttcattcttCCTTTACAGTGCAACTCATGCAACTGACACTGCTCAGCAAATGCAGATTGAGGCTAAAGAAGTCCTTGGCCGTCAACACGAAGCGCTGATGCAGAGTCTGCAATAGAAACTCACAGACCAAATCGTTATAACGCTTGCTGCCCAACGGTTTCACCAGCTTGGAGATAAGGCAACCGATCTGTCGACTCTGCAAGAGGGAAATGTAAATTACACATATTCCTACTTCTACGACGTTCTCACATGATTGTAACTTTGCTGACAGTGCCAGCAAATGGCCGAGAAGAGCAGCGCCATGTTGACAGTGAGCGCAAAGTGAAAGAGCAGCATTGCCGGCGACGTGGGCCTCTGCATGAGGTTCTTAACCACCCAATACGAGTTGAAAACGAAGCTGACAAAGAACACTATGAATATGGTCAACAGACTGATGCCATAGCCCAAGTTGAGTTGGGCAAACAAATGGTTCAGTTCGCTGTAGCGTTGCTTCAACTGGATCAGTGGCTCAACCTCTGGACGCTGTCGCTGACGAATCGATTGCTGCCTGGCAAGTAGCACGAGACTCTCGCGAACACTGGCCACCTGCACATTGGCTGCCAGCACGTCGAAGAAGAAGGCAAAGAGCTTGAACTGCAACGCTACGGCGCTGGGTGAGACAATCCAAAAGAGTGCCAAGGGTCCTTCGTCATCGTGAAGCAGAAGACGCGAGACGGTAACAACGATTTGCGTCGCAATGGTGGGGAATATGAGAAAGCAACTGGACACGGTGACAGCTCGTTGATGATCAAAGTAATTGAACTGCTGCAGCCGGAGGGCATGAAGTTGACGACGCTGCACAAAAGTATcgaagagaacaacaacatgtCCGACTGTCAGCAGCAGAAAGAGCGTATGAGAGATGAGACAGTCGAGTGTGCACTCGTCAAAGTCTGAAGATCTAGTTGCTGTGCGTGTCCAGATCACGGGATACCAGCACATCCAAAAGcccagaagcagcagctgcaagcGATGGAGACTCGTGTGCCAGCAAACGCCAAAGAAATACACGCAAATTTGGAAAAACAAACGCGCTACACTCAACAGCTTCATGATGACTAAACACGGACAAAGTTTCGACTTAACCAAAGCAAACTCAGGCAAAAAAGTGCAGCGTCAGCAGAGTGATACATCAAGTTGACAGCATTTACTTACGTTCTGAGTGCTTGCATCGCCGTACCAGAAGAGCGAGGTGATCAACGAGCCCATGGCAAAGCAAGTGGCACTGTTGAAGACCAACATATAGAGCTGTTGATCCTGATAGGCTTCGGTGATGATCCAGTATGCATTGGAAACGAACTCAAAGCCGCACATCACCTGCAATCCCAACATGCCCCAGCCGTAGCAATCGCTGAACGTTTCGTAGCACTCGAAGATGCAGTCGTAGGTCAGACGCAGCGTCTGCAAATGTCGATCATCCTGCTGGCCAAAGGGTTGCCAAATATCATTGCTGTCCGCCAAACAGAGCAGCGAGTGACGCAGCTGCAGCGCTCTTTGATTCATCTCGATGACCTGCTCCAACAGCTGCACATATCGTATGCGCAGCAGCCACATTTGTGGCATGGTCCTCGCCAGCACCGGGGAAACATTCGCTCTCGAATTGGCCCAAAACTTGGCTGCATCCGAGACGAGTTGTGTGGCAATGAGCACGAAGAGACGCATCGCCCGACGTGGACAACCACGGGACATGGCCAAGCGTTGCATCTGCAGTTGGGATTGAAAGCGCAAGTCTTGGAGACGTTCCTGGGAACGCTGTTTAAATATGCTCTCGATTTGCAGCAACACGCCCAGCATGGAGTAGCCGAGGAATAGCGATGAGCCAGTTATGTAGCTAATGGACAAACCTTTCTCCTTCCACAAGAAACTAATGCCAGTGTAGAGCATTATGTAGAAGTAGAGTGACCAAATGCAGCGCAGCAATAAAGCGAAAACCAAACGCATGAGCTGCGAGCCAGGCGGCAGAGGCAACAATCCCATCAGCCAGTAGACGACTTGGAGACAGCGCGCGGTGAGACACTCGAAGGACTTCATGCCGATTCCGAAATGGAACTGTGCCAACAGAATAAGGTaggaaaaactaaaactaCTTGTAATATATGATAGAGGAAGTGATACATCACAAAATGACAGGCTAAATGAGGCAAGGAATGATTCATCAGTTGGGTGATAGATAAAAAGGTTAAGGGCAATAAATTATCAACTACAACTATATTTATCATGCAGAGAACTTATGTTGTGAGCATGTGAGAAAGTTGTATCCAAAGTATTGAAGGAAAATGTCAAGTGAGCGTCTTAAGCGTATTCTTCTTTCGAACTAACTACTTGCCTATTAATAGTTAATTTTAGTTGGAGTTCGGCTAAATAGTACAGAATTTATCCATTTCAAGTTGTGGATAAGCCCAAGGCGCTTTTTTCTCGAAATTTCTTAGCGAAACcgcagagcgagagagaaagatgcGATGCGTTGCGTTGGCTGATGTGGTGGCAATCGAGCTCTGGAATCCGATTAAAAAGTTGAACCATCAAACTTTACTCCCCacctctttttctctctctttctctctctctatctcgaTGTGGGCGCAGTTCAAATGGCTGCCGGTTTATGAATTATGCATTCTAGCCGGAGGGGAACTTTGCGTTCAAAGCTAAAAATTATccgctcttttttttttgctcaactTGACTGGCAACTAAAAAAGGGTTGTGGTTACTTTGAAGATTAGGCTGAACTGGTTGGTTTGGATGCCAGCTCGTCGGTTGCTTAGTatggctgctgtggctgtggctctGGCTTCCTCCCCTTTGGATGCCACAGCGTCCCAGTTCTTCGACTTTTCTCAACTCCGCCTCCCCCTTTGCATTTATAAGTGCTCACGAAATGCATAATTCACAAATATATAACTGTCGGGAATTGCAAATAactatttatgtataatttataacTAAATGGAAGTTATGCTGACTCAACTGATCGACTTTCAAATATgctgtatatatttatagcatCTACATTAACTTTATGTGAGCAAGAATTTATTTactctatttttatttaaaatacatttttaaatgtcctcaagaatttcttaaacaaTTCAGTAATTTTGCAAAGTatccaaatataaataaagacaatttagttttaaaaatcGCATAAAGGAAAGCCAAGCACTGCATAACGATTTCCAATTGGAAATTCATAAATAGATAAACAGTTTATGACCATAAATGATGCCGCATCACAGATGCGACAGACAATTAAGTGCTCTGCAGCATTTGTAGGAggtcgagtgtgtgtgagctggCAAACCGCAAAGATTTTCCAAGCATTTTACGAGGTGTCGAAAATggaatattgcaattttaataacaacTTCAAATGGCAACTGTTCCCGTTAACTCCCTTGCAACACAATGCTGCAAGTGCCGAGTGGCAGGAAGGTAAACTACTCGACCACAGTgcagtcagagagagagagagagtgagagagagacagagaaagtgagttttgcatatttaacaagcggaatttaaatgaaaattaatgcCAACTACTGGTGAAAATGGTGAAAAACGTTAACTTTGTATTTCTGCAGCTCAACTGAACCGCAATTGGCATGAATTGCAATGAACACAACTAATTGGCATCGTTTAGCAGCTGGAGATTGTCTCGTAATTTCGAAATTAACAGCAATTTTGCTCTGCGCGATAAGTATCCAAGGAATGTGTTAATCTAATGAAGCAAAACTGTGCGAAACACAGATTGAGATTGCATACGCCGTTgtcgtttatttttatggtCCAAGATGTCGATATGTTGATACTTAATGTGTATTCCTTGGCGATTGAACAAAGAGAGTGGGAAACGAAATACATAAATCTAAAATTTCCCAAGTATTTGAGCAccaataaattttcattttgataaaCCCTTAAGCCTTTTCATGGCCAAACAAACTTTTGTGATTTATGAAGTTTTCAGCTACTTCGTAGCTCCTTTGGCAATAAAACACAAACCAAACACATTCGACATGCGATATACAACAactttctctccctctttatgtattcacatttcacattttaaagACTCCCGACCCAGCgcagaagaagatgaagaagtgAGAGGTGGGCGGAGTCGAAGAACAACAATATCTTTATGcgacaaaatgaaatgcaataaaaatgaaattttccaTAAACAAGCGCCAAAATGTAGAATGTCAGATGGAGGcaggaaaaaaagaaacaagaaagctacagtcgagtgtgcttgacttagagatacctgctacccattttaattaAGACTGCGGtattatacaaaaagaaatatactaaaggctatTGTAGGTATATTTTACAGTACTATactaaagtaaacaaaaatactaaaaataccgaaagccatatttggt
This DNA window, taken from Drosophila nasuta strain 15112-1781.00 chromosome 2L, ASM2355853v1, whole genome shotgun sequence, encodes the following:
- the LOC132798634 gene encoding uncharacterized protein LOC132798634 — encoded protein: MDSDIQQNKSKFARKTDLEFIGSVLEYCNVNVAPDVRAYLVDHAYTLARDQLLAARCFARFANKSSVEDEDIRMASLDTTDELKFVPTLLPQTKPPGQHLSAPTPAMGLLLPPWRNCQVGVNAQLKQFELEAMERSELMDTDKMPRLGPKNTPREK
- the LOC132798635 gene encoding uncharacterized protein LOC132798635; the protein is MNFEELWNTPLIEGADRVDPAIFASMQPRRVPFEVASLSDARMVEAYKKAHSWNSSEAANDLEMIKTKEICRKCLLHVKVCREFGKSLKQYEIEQYKAEKQKREDKKKEEEAEQHKAEKQKRKANK